From the Luteolibacter rhizosphaerae genome, one window contains:
- a CDS encoding vitamin K epoxide reductase family protein: MILLRLLFLAGIALSAWLLTQKVTGEISYLAGCGAGSACANVLGSKWSQWFLIPVSALSLLLYAALLFFTFKPSRSALLGLGTALAAAALWFGIVQAFILRSFCPWCLSAHAIGLGCALLIFRLHRREISAGPLVAGILGTVILAAGQVLGPAPKTHQESQAIVESSGPVHSRGGGRKETFLGNKEYNVTGLPHVGNPNSRRVVVDYFDYTCDACRNLHVYLNEFMVKHPGELCVVVLPCPLERHCNPALPENVSDHPRACELARLALACWRVAPEKFSAVHQLLFERPAIDRGAIEKLVGTPLKEDAWIDEILAANVEDYRKICAANRHLEAPHVLPKLLVRGTKMMHGSTGSREQFFRALEQEFMLK, from the coding sequence ATGATCCTGCTGCGGTTGCTCTTCTTGGCCGGGATCGCGCTGAGCGCCTGGCTCCTGACGCAAAAGGTCACGGGTGAGATCAGCTACCTCGCAGGCTGTGGTGCCGGATCCGCTTGTGCAAACGTTCTCGGCTCGAAGTGGTCGCAGTGGTTTCTGATCCCGGTCAGCGCCCTCTCTCTGCTACTCTACGCTGCCCTCCTTTTCTTCACCTTCAAGCCATCGAGAAGCGCGCTTCTGGGTTTGGGAACTGCTCTAGCAGCAGCCGCGCTCTGGTTCGGCATCGTGCAGGCGTTCATCCTACGCAGCTTCTGTCCTTGGTGCCTGTCGGCCCATGCGATCGGGCTCGGGTGTGCTCTTCTGATTTTCCGACTTCACCGCCGTGAGATTTCAGCAGGTCCGCTTGTAGCTGGCATCCTGGGCACCGTTATCCTTGCGGCAGGACAGGTGTTGGGACCTGCACCCAAAACCCATCAGGAATCCCAAGCCATCGTCGAATCTTCGGGGCCGGTTCATTCCCGGGGAGGAGGTCGCAAGGAAACCTTTTTGGGGAACAAGGAGTACAACGTTACGGGGCTGCCGCATGTGGGAAATCCCAACTCGCGGCGGGTGGTGGTGGATTACTTCGATTACACCTGCGATGCGTGCAGGAATCTCCATGTGTATCTAAACGAGTTCATGGTGAAGCATCCGGGGGAGCTGTGCGTGGTGGTGCTGCCCTGCCCGCTGGAGCGCCATTGCAATCCGGCCCTGCCGGAGAATGTCAGCGACCATCCGCGTGCCTGCGAGCTGGCGAGGCTGGCATTGGCGTGCTGGAGGGTGGCTCCGGAGAAGTTTTCCGCGGTGCATCAGTTGCTCTTCGAGAGACCGGCGATCGATCGGGGGGCGATCGAGAAGCTAGTGGGAACGCCATTGAAAGAGGATGCCTGGATCGACGAGATCCTAGCGGCAAACGTGGAAGATTACCGCAAGATCTGCGCGGCGAACCGGCATCTGGAAGCACCGCACGTATTGCCGAAGCTCTTGGTAAGAGGAACGAAGATGATGCACGGCAGCACGGGCAGCCGCGAGCAGTTCTTCCGCGCCTTGGAGCAGGAGTTCATGCTGAAGTGA
- a CDS encoding peptidoglycan D,D-transpeptidase FtsI family protein: MKTRAFQSRCLALCSVIVAGLSLLSVRLFQIQVWDRKQVVGKSNPFDQAEVLPGLRGKIVDRNEEVLAKSMPVGSVYADIMHLTGPKEMATVIAFERVSQLPGWDQLDGEKRRRRVSAERSEILGTLAAADDEESQAIKDSIREAALARIVSLLARPLGMRREDLRKALIEGIGKKTKGEFAIAKNLPDDVARLVQETIDQHWLEGVFLRYGHRRWYTSENMATHIVGYTGEVEEKGPTGRPSYRQIGKFGIESSMEEYMAGRDGVRIERRDPSGMRIPGESQSVTPPRPGLNIQLTLDMGIQAIVEEELDAGLTQFKSERGCAIVMDPDTGEILGMASRPHFNLNRLDNLDVAGSNFALQAIYEPGSTIKIVAAGAALNEKLVAPQTSIFCHNGYYKQGSVLVEDRDHPYGYLTVEGILQKSSNIGSYKLAQQLGMGRFYDYMGKWGYGKKTGILLSGESRGVIRNTGNPTDFSRAAYGYALAVTPLQVASAYCVVAGDGKLRKPQIVRSIIANDGTVVQKFEPETTATVLRPETAKAMRKALEKVTGEGGTAKLARVPGYLVCGKTGTARRIKDGKYQMHNYVASFAGMMPANDPAFVCVVVIDDPKLTTGGNPYGGLVAAPIFANIGRRVAAHMNLTPTEPVGEGKDKLAGTKDQ; encoded by the coding sequence ATGAAGACACGCGCTTTCCAATCCCGCTGCCTCGCGCTGTGCTCGGTCATTGTGGCCGGGCTCAGTTTGCTTTCGGTGCGGCTGTTCCAGATCCAGGTCTGGGATCGCAAACAGGTGGTCGGAAAGAGCAATCCATTCGACCAGGCCGAGGTGCTGCCCGGCTTGCGGGGGAAGATCGTGGACCGCAACGAGGAGGTGCTGGCGAAGAGCATGCCGGTGGGCTCGGTGTATGCGGACATCATGCATCTCACCGGCCCCAAGGAGATGGCCACCGTGATTGCGTTCGAGCGGGTGAGCCAGCTGCCGGGCTGGGACCAACTGGATGGCGAGAAACGCCGCCGACGGGTGAGTGCCGAGCGTAGCGAGATTCTCGGGACCCTGGCTGCCGCCGATGACGAAGAGTCGCAAGCGATCAAGGATTCCATCCGGGAAGCAGCGCTGGCGCGAATCGTAAGCCTGCTGGCGCGACCGCTAGGGATGCGTCGCGAGGATCTGCGCAAGGCGCTGATCGAGGGTATCGGAAAGAAGACCAAGGGCGAGTTCGCCATTGCAAAGAATCTTCCGGACGACGTGGCGCGGTTGGTCCAGGAGACGATCGACCAGCATTGGCTTGAAGGAGTGTTCCTGCGATACGGGCACCGCCGCTGGTATACTTCGGAGAACATGGCGACCCACATCGTGGGTTACACCGGCGAGGTGGAGGAGAAAGGCCCGACGGGCCGGCCTTCGTACCGCCAGATCGGCAAATTCGGGATCGAATCGTCCATGGAGGAATACATGGCCGGGCGGGATGGCGTGCGCATCGAGCGCCGCGATCCGAGCGGCATGCGGATCCCGGGTGAATCCCAGTCGGTAACGCCGCCGCGTCCGGGGCTCAATATCCAGCTCACGCTGGACATGGGAATCCAGGCGATCGTGGAGGAGGAGCTTGATGCGGGCTTGACCCAGTTCAAGAGCGAGCGCGGCTGCGCGATCGTGATGGACCCGGACACCGGCGAGATCCTCGGCATGGCGAGCCGTCCCCACTTCAATCTCAACCGCCTCGACAACCTCGATGTGGCGGGCTCGAACTTCGCGCTGCAGGCGATCTACGAGCCGGGTAGTACCATCAAGATCGTGGCTGCCGGTGCGGCGCTGAACGAAAAACTGGTGGCCCCGCAGACTTCGATCTTCTGCCACAACGGTTACTACAAGCAGGGCTCCGTGCTGGTGGAGGACCGCGACCACCCTTACGGCTATCTGACGGTCGAAGGCATCCTCCAGAAGTCGAGCAACATCGGCTCCTACAAGCTGGCGCAGCAGCTCGGCATGGGCCGCTTCTACGACTACATGGGCAAGTGGGGATACGGGAAGAAGACCGGCATCCTGCTGAGCGGCGAGAGCCGCGGCGTGATCCGGAATACCGGCAACCCGACCGACTTCTCCCGCGCCGCCTATGGCTATGCGCTGGCGGTAACGCCGCTGCAAGTGGCATCCGCCTACTGCGTGGTGGCGGGCGATGGCAAGCTGCGCAAGCCGCAGATCGTCCGCTCGATCATTGCGAACGACGGTACCGTGGTGCAGAAGTTCGAACCGGAAACCACGGCAACCGTGCTGCGTCCCGAAACCGCGAAGGCGATGCGCAAGGCGCTGGAGAAAGTGACCGGCGAAGGCGGCACCGCCAAGCTGGCCCGGGTGCCAGGATACCTGGTGTGCGGCAAGACCGGCACCGCGCGACGGATCAAGGACGGGAAATACCAGATGCACAACTACGTGGCCTCCTTCGCTGGCATGATGCCCGCGAATGATCCTGCCTTCGTGTGCGTGGTGGTGATCGATGATCCGAAGCTCACCACCGGGGGGAACCCCTATGGCGGTCTCGTGGCCGCTCCGATTTTTGCCAATATCGGCCGCCGTGTGGCGGCGCACATGAACCTCACGCCCACCGAGCCGGTGGGTGAGGGAAAAGACAAGCTTGCCGGAACCAAAGACCAGTGA
- the rsmH gene encoding 16S rRNA (cytosine(1402)-N(4))-methyltransferase RsmH produces the protein MLPEEVNEWMQAGEGMHIIDGTLGGGGHSEAFLKAGAQVLGVDRDPEALAFASKRLAKYGDRFRTWQGNFADLRDIPEVRGDSRANGLLLDLGVSSRQLDAAERGFSFRGAGPLDMRMGPSCPFDAAHVVNTWAEAELVKIFRELGEEPQARRIAAAIVKRRANRNFETTTDLAECIEKEIGRHGRIHPATKTFQAIRMVVNDELGSLQRALENSIHLLKPGGRLLVITFHSLEDRMVKQFMQHRAKPFIDRPDWPEPRPNPDWCFRLPVRKAIAAGEKELRINTRARSAKLRVAELLDPSSSPR, from the coding sequence GTGCTTCCCGAGGAAGTGAACGAGTGGATGCAGGCCGGGGAGGGGATGCACATCATCGACGGCACGCTCGGCGGCGGCGGGCATAGCGAGGCCTTCCTGAAGGCTGGCGCTCAGGTGCTCGGCGTCGACCGCGATCCGGAGGCGCTGGCCTTCGCGAGCAAGCGGCTGGCGAAGTATGGCGATCGTTTCCGCACCTGGCAGGGCAACTTCGCAGATCTCCGGGACATCCCCGAGGTCCGGGGGGATAGCAGAGCCAATGGCCTGCTTTTGGACCTCGGGGTATCCTCCCGGCAACTCGACGCCGCGGAACGGGGTTTCTCGTTCCGCGGCGCCGGACCGCTGGACATGAGGATGGGGCCTTCCTGTCCCTTCGATGCCGCACACGTGGTGAACACTTGGGCGGAAGCGGAGCTGGTGAAGATCTTCCGCGAGCTGGGCGAAGAACCCCAGGCGCGCCGGATCGCCGCCGCGATCGTGAAGCGCCGCGCCAACCGCAACTTCGAAACCACCACGGACCTGGCCGAGTGCATCGAGAAGGAAATCGGGCGCCACGGCCGGATCCACCCTGCTACCAAAACCTTCCAAGCAATCCGCATGGTGGTGAACGACGAGCTCGGTTCACTGCAGCGTGCGCTTGAGAATTCGATCCATCTCCTGAAGCCGGGCGGCCGGCTTCTGGTCATCACTTTCCATAGCCTGGAGGACCGCATGGTGAAGCAGTTCATGCAGCACCGCGCGAAGCCCTTCATCGACCGGCCCGACTGGCCGGAACCGCGGCCGAATCCCGACTGGTGCTTCCGGCTGCCTGTTAGAAAAGCCATCGCCGCCGGCGAGAAAGAACTCCGAATCAACACCCGGGCCCGCAGTGCCAAACTGCGGGTCGCCGAGCTTCTGGATCCCAGCTCCTCACCCCGATGA
- a CDS encoding MraZ N-terminal domain-containing protein, giving the protein MSSALHESHFDYKMDPKFRVSIPVDWRPETEETAIRLQLSKEHELPVIKVFSEVEFDKKFEAVEKSDLTPAKKQQIVGHLRMMSKKATVSSQGKLTVPKDWSEKIGLKADGPVILAGRGPFYMLCTQETFDRITDIELGMDDGDLGVL; this is encoded by the coding sequence ATGTCCTCCGCCCTCCACGAGAGTCACTTCGACTACAAGATGGACCCCAAGTTCCGGGTTTCCATCCCAGTCGATTGGCGCCCGGAGACGGAGGAGACGGCGATCCGCTTGCAGCTCTCGAAAGAACACGAGCTGCCGGTGATCAAGGTCTTCAGCGAAGTGGAGTTCGATAAGAAGTTCGAGGCGGTGGAGAAGAGCGATCTGACCCCTGCCAAGAAGCAACAGATCGTCGGTCATCTGCGGATGATGTCGAAGAAGGCCACCGTCAGCAGCCAAGGCAAACTCACCGTCCCGAAGGACTGGAGCGAGAAGATCGGGCTGAAGGCGGACGGTCCGGTGATCCTCGCCGGCCGCGGCCCCTTCTACATGCTTTGCACGCAGGAGACCTTCGACCGGATCACGGACATCGAGCTCGGTATGGACGACGGCGACCTCGGAGTCCTCTAA
- a CDS encoding beta strand repeat-containing protein, giving the protein MKPNYRNRFLAALHRTSVSSSLAAGFMSITVLPSQSATLTWDISPGAVGVGNGSITGGTGTWDTTPSLGNWTADGGANNVAWVNNATPDGAIFGGTGGTVTQAGVSVNNITFNSTGYTVTGGTLSMAGTGPKITTNSDATVSSVLAGSTGLTKDGSGVLSIPTKATYTGSTIVNAGVLNLSGGGGASGTIRETATVNNGAILRISTGDATGYGTATDRLATININQGSTLNINTTANQTLGNAVVNLSGGAITGVSGSNLDFFQTTSGLNSLASPVTSTSSGTRLSIRQAAGLTINTAVGSTPSGIDLDVNSVIASNGSFTTAPLVKAGNGTLRLNAANTHTGPTNINAGTLILGAAGTAATSDFTVNNAGSVLRLNTTGKTLKSLTLNTGSILEAAANKTATTTITNALTSAGSVTIKPLFTDVPGTGEVYNFATATTAASGATYTVNTTGFGSTRVSATAAMSGNILQLTVGTGAANLIWNNAAASGLWNLNAAANFNNGGSADVFKSYDGVTFDGTAPGTVSLVGALAPGLVTVNSNAGSDYTFSGTGSLVSGALVKSGTSTLTVATSNSHGGTTVNGGVLNATAANATGNGVTTVAGGTLNANAAESAAGGALTLAGGTLNIGHATALGSAPLTFNSGSFDNTSGAAISLGNPQTWNGSFAFAGTQNLTTTNGVTMTGNSQVGVNANTWTSNGIIGGAFNLTKSGAGTLQLNAANSYSGTTIVNGGRLWISNTLRNSSALTVNTGATLELGATNIFVGGHGNALPNAKVITANGGTLLMNNLTDFRFGNVTLTNGATWTSNRALANYDALLANTDTGAATVTVGGTGASTMNGSGGIHLQGVQNFAVADTTSNADTDLNVSMILAGPGTTGGADGGVNKTGAGTMALNGINTYVGATTVNGGTLRIGATGSATLSDFTVNASTLQIDQTEKTLKSLTVTGGSTLTFAARKQESTRVTNALTTSGAITLKPLFTDSPVTGDVYDLIAANSFTDGATYTVDMSSRGATRVTATAAADLGQYLTLTIGTGAADLVWTNAAANGLWNHNTSVNFDNEGTPDVFKTYDAVTFGNTAAGTVNLVGTLYPGTVTVDSSAGSNYTFSGSGSLGGGTLVKAGDSTLTLNTVNSHGATALNAGTLSVANAGAMGSGTLTITGGIFQNGTGAALALTNPQAWDGIVTYTGPALSFSGAVSIANTTEVNVGPNDLTIGGPVSAANGAGFVKKGSGTMTLTGATAGNITGGMQVDQGTLLVNAGTGATTATVGTAGSPATMILDGNQVVNRLGNLATVLVGSNGTVTVNGVNTLPNHANSVSFTVEAGGLLNFTSGESAATGVGVGSHHHMGNLNLNGGTMSLPYSGAGGSYNNESVQLNGNVTVGGTVPSTIAFGAGATAATSGVALSGGLATHTFTVADVTGTAAADLTVSAELEDSDTAGGSLIKDGPGTLAFTGGFAHSYTGSTTVTAGTLLADGSVAGPLTVDAGGTLAPGPSTATFGAGPTTINGTYACEVSGSNSDKLAVNGDLNVSAGTLAISGTLTQPVYVIASYTGATPAPFASVTGLPSGYALNYAYNNGTTSTNVAIVSSTGTPYGNWETANGISGAGAEADSDGDGIPNGIEFVIGGDPSGPNSNSNALLPTITTDATYLNFSFRRTDESLGSNPTVQYGNDLTGWTNAVNGQPGANPVVITVTNDQHGAGIDGVVVRIPRALALPETSFFARLKVTP; this is encoded by the coding sequence ATGAAACCCAATTATCGGAACCGCTTTCTGGCGGCGCTGCATCGAACCTCCGTGTCGTCGAGCCTTGCGGCCGGCTTCATGAGCATCACGGTCCTTCCCTCCCAATCCGCCACCCTGACCTGGGACATTTCTCCGGGCGCGGTGGGCGTCGGCAACGGCAGCATCACGGGGGGCACGGGAACCTGGGACACGACTCCTTCGCTCGGTAACTGGACCGCCGACGGCGGCGCCAACAACGTGGCGTGGGTAAACAACGCCACGCCGGACGGAGCCATCTTCGGAGGAACCGGTGGCACGGTTACCCAGGCCGGGGTGTCGGTGAACAACATCACCTTCAACAGCACCGGCTACACCGTGACGGGAGGCACGCTGTCGATGGCAGGCACCGGTCCCAAGATCACCACCAATTCCGACGCCACGGTGTCCTCCGTACTCGCGGGAAGCACCGGCCTAACAAAGGACGGCAGCGGCGTTCTGAGCATTCCGACGAAGGCGACCTACACCGGCAGCACGATCGTGAACGCGGGCGTGCTGAATCTTTCCGGCGGGGGTGGGGCCAGCGGCACGATCCGCGAAACGGCGACGGTGAACAACGGTGCGATCCTGCGGATCAGCACCGGCGATGCCACGGGCTACGGCACCGCCACGGATCGCCTGGCCACTATCAATATCAACCAAGGGAGCACGCTCAACATCAACACCACCGCCAACCAGACCTTGGGCAATGCGGTGGTGAACCTGAGCGGCGGCGCAATCACCGGTGTGAGCGGGAGCAACCTGGACTTCTTCCAAACCACTTCCGGGCTCAACTCGCTGGCTTCACCGGTGACTTCCACCTCCAGCGGCACGCGTCTTTCGATCCGCCAGGCGGCAGGTCTCACGATCAACACGGCGGTCGGCAGCACGCCCTCGGGAATCGATCTGGACGTCAACTCCGTGATCGCAAGCAACGGCAGCTTCACCACCGCGCCGCTGGTGAAGGCCGGCAACGGGACGCTGCGCTTGAATGCAGCCAACACCCATACCGGCCCGACCAACATCAACGCCGGCACACTGATCCTGGGAGCAGCGGGCACGGCCGCGACTTCCGACTTCACGGTCAACAACGCCGGTTCGGTCCTGCGCCTCAACACCACGGGCAAGACTTTGAAATCGCTGACCCTGAACACGGGCAGCATCCTGGAAGCGGCGGCTAACAAGACGGCGACCACCACGATCACCAACGCGCTGACCAGCGCCGGAAGCGTGACGATCAAGCCGCTCTTCACCGACGTGCCCGGGACCGGCGAGGTCTACAACTTCGCCACCGCGACCACGGCGGCAAGCGGTGCGACCTACACCGTCAACACCACCGGCTTCGGCTCCACCCGCGTGAGTGCCACGGCGGCGATGAGCGGGAACATCCTGCAGCTCACGGTGGGCACGGGTGCCGCAAACCTGATCTGGAACAACGCCGCAGCCAGCGGTTTGTGGAACCTGAACGCTGCTGCCAACTTCAACAACGGCGGCAGCGCGGATGTCTTCAAGAGCTACGACGGCGTCACCTTCGACGGCACGGCACCCGGCACGGTTTCGCTGGTCGGCGCGCTGGCACCGGGCTTGGTCACCGTCAATAGCAACGCGGGAAGCGACTACACCTTCTCCGGCACCGGTTCGCTGGTGAGCGGTGCGCTGGTGAAGTCCGGAACCTCCACGCTAACGGTGGCCACCTCCAACAGCCACGGAGGAACGACGGTGAACGGCGGGGTGCTGAATGCGACCGCAGCGAACGCCACCGGCAACGGCGTAACAACCGTGGCGGGAGGCACCCTGAATGCCAATGCCGCGGAATCCGCCGCGGGCGGTGCGCTGACCTTGGCGGGCGGCACGCTTAACATCGGCCACGCCACGGCCTTGGGATCGGCACCGCTGACCTTCAACAGCGGTAGCTTCGATAACACCAGCGGTGCGGCGATCAGCCTCGGCAACCCGCAAACCTGGAACGGCAGCTTCGCCTTCGCAGGCACCCAAAACCTGACCACCACGAACGGGGTCACGATGACGGGTAACTCTCAGGTGGGGGTGAATGCCAACACCTGGACTTCGAACGGAATCATCGGCGGAGCCTTCAACCTCACCAAGAGCGGTGCAGGCACCCTGCAGCTGAATGCGGCGAACAGCTACAGCGGCACCACCATCGTCAACGGCGGACGCTTGTGGATCTCCAACACCCTGCGCAACAGCTCCGCGCTGACGGTCAACACCGGGGCCACGCTGGAACTGGGCGCCACGAACATCTTCGTGGGCGGTCACGGCAACGCCCTGCCGAACGCGAAGGTGATCACGGCCAACGGCGGAACGCTGCTGATGAATAACCTTACCGACTTCCGTTTCGGCAACGTAACGCTGACGAACGGTGCCACTTGGACCTCGAACCGCGCGCTGGCGAACTACGACGCCCTGCTCGCGAACACCGATACCGGAGCGGCCACCGTCACCGTGGGCGGAACGGGTGCATCGACGATGAACGGAAGCGGCGGCATCCACCTGCAAGGAGTCCAGAACTTCGCGGTGGCGGACACGACCAGCAACGCCGACACCGACCTGAACGTCAGCATGATCCTCGCCGGCCCCGGAACCACGGGCGGTGCGGACGGCGGCGTGAACAAGACCGGCGCGGGAACGATGGCGCTCAACGGCATCAATACCTATGTGGGTGCCACCACCGTGAACGGCGGCACGCTGCGGATCGGAGCGACCGGCTCCGCCACGCTGTCGGACTTCACGGTCAACGCTTCCACGCTGCAGATCGATCAAACCGAGAAGACCCTCAAGTCGCTGACGGTGACCGGCGGTTCCACGCTGACCTTCGCCGCGCGCAAGCAGGAGTCCACGCGGGTGACGAACGCACTGACCACGTCCGGCGCGATCACGCTGAAGCCGCTTTTCACCGATTCCCCGGTGACCGGAGATGTCTATGACCTGATCGCCGCGAACTCCTTCACCGACGGGGCGACCTACACGGTGGACATGAGCTCGCGTGGAGCCACCCGTGTGACTGCAACGGCGGCGGCGGATCTGGGCCAGTACCTGACGCTGACGATCGGCACGGGTGCGGCGGATCTCGTGTGGACGAACGCGGCGGCAAACGGGCTGTGGAACCACAACACGAGCGTGAACTTCGACAACGAAGGGACGCCGGATGTCTTCAAGACCTATGACGCGGTGACCTTCGGCAACACTGCGGCGGGCACAGTAAACCTGGTGGGCACGCTCTATCCGGGAACGGTGACGGTGGATAGTTCCGCCGGCAGCAACTACACCTTCTCCGGCAGCGGTTCGCTGGGCGGGGGCACGCTGGTGAAGGCGGGCGATTCGACCCTGACGCTCAACACGGTGAACTCGCACGGGGCAACCGCCCTGAACGCGGGCACCCTGAGCGTGGCCAATGCCGGGGCGATGGGGAGCGGGACGCTCACGATCACCGGTGGCATCTTCCAAAATGGCACCGGAGCCGCGCTGGCGCTGACGAACCCGCAGGCGTGGGACGGCATCGTGACCTACACGGGTCCGGCGCTGAGCTTCAGCGGCGCGGTGAGCATCGCGAACACCACCGAAGTGAACGTGGGTCCGAACGACCTCACGATCGGCGGGCCGGTGAGCGCGGCGAACGGCGCGGGCTTCGTGAAGAAAGGCAGCGGCACGATGACGCTGACGGGAGCCACGGCAGGCAACATCACCGGCGGCATGCAGGTGGACCAAGGCACGCTGCTGGTAAACGCCGGAACCGGAGCCACGACCGCGACGGTGGGCACCGCAGGCAGCCCGGCAACCATGATCCTGGACGGCAACCAAGTGGTGAACCGGCTGGGCAACCTGGCGACGGTGCTGGTGGGATCCAACGGCACGGTGACGGTCAATGGCGTAAACACGCTGCCCAATCATGCCAACTCCGTGAGCTTCACGGTGGAAGCGGGTGGTCTGCTCAACTTCACCAGCGGTGAAAGCGCGGCGACCGGTGTGGGTGTGGGAAGCCACCACCACATGGGCAATTTGAACCTGAACGGCGGCACGATGTCCCTGCCCTACTCCGGAGCGGGCGGTTCGTATAACAACGAGAGCGTGCAACTGAACGGCAATGTGACCGTGGGCGGCACGGTGCCCTCGACGATCGCCTTCGGGGCCGGTGCCACCGCCGCCACCAGCGGTGTGGCGCTGAGCGGCGGGCTGGCCACGCACACCTTCACGGTGGCAGACGTGACCGGAACCGCGGCGGCCGACCTGACGGTGAGCGCCGAGCTGGAAGACTCCGACACGGCCGGTGGTTCACTAATCAAGGACGGTCCGGGCACACTGGCCTTCACGGGCGGCTTCGCCCATAGCTACACGGGCAGCACGACGGTCACCGCAGGCACCCTGCTGGCCGACGGCTCGGTGGCCGGACCGCTGACCGTGGATGCCGGTGGAACCCTCGCGCCAGGACCAAGTACGGCCACCTTCGGGGCCGGGCCGACGACGATCAATGGCACCTATGCCTGCGAGGTAAGCGGCTCCAACAGCGACAAGCTGGCGGTGAACGGCGACCTGAACGTGAGCGCCGGAACCCTGGCGATCTCCGGAACGCTGACGCAGCCAGTGTATGTGATCGCGAGCTACACGGGGGCGACGCCCGCACCCTTCGCCAGCGTCACCGGGCTGCCTTCCGGGTATGCGCTGAACTACGCCTATAACAACGGCACGACGAGCACGAACGTGGCGATCGTCTCGAGCACGGGCACGCCCTACGGCAACTGGGAGACGGCGAACGGTATTTCGGGAGCCGGAGCGGAGGCTGACTCCGATGGCGACGGCATCCCGAACGGGATCGAGTTCGTGATCGGCGGCGATCCTTCCGGGCCGAACTCCAACTCGAACGCGCTGCTGCCGACGATCACGACGGACGCGACCTACCTGAACTTCTCCTTCCGCCGGACGGACGAGTCGCTGGGATCGAACCCGACAGTGCAATATGGCAACGACCTGACGGGCTGGACGAACGCGGTGAACGGTCAGCCGGGAGCAAACCCGGTGGTCATCACCGTGACGAACGACCAGCACGGAGCCGGAATCGACGGGGTAGTGGTGAGAATCCCGCGGGCTCTGGCGCTGCCGGAGACGAGCTTCTTCGCCCGTCTGAAGGTGACCCCCTGA